A window of Candidatus Binatia bacterium genomic DNA:
CAATCGCCTCGACGACCTCGGCGCGCCGGCGCGCGGCCGGTACAGAGACGGCGATTCGCGTCGCACCAAGCTCGGGAGCCCGCGTGAGCGCCGCTTGCGCGAACTTGTACCAGACCGATGGCTCGCTAGCGCCGCCACAGCCGACAACAAGCACGTAGCGAACTTCCAGCTCGTCGGCCGCTTCACAGACGACCGCCTCGCCCTCCTTGCCGCCAAAACGCCGCGCGCGCAGCGCGGCTCCGAGACGGCCGCGCAGCCGCCGATCGATCTCGGCAAGCGACGCCGTCTCGTCGGGTCCGACGGCCAACGCTAGGAGGTCGGCCCGGACCTCCGTCGGAGACCCAACCTCCATGTCCACTCGCAACATGGCGCTCTCCCTTCGCATCTCCGCCCCGATCATTGGCTGTGCCGGCGCAGGTAATCGAGCAGCAGCGTCGTCTCGGCCGGCGACAGCGGCTCGACACCGCGGCGCACCATGTCGCCGTGCATGCGCTCCACCTGCACCCGCCACATCTCCGCCGTCATACTACCGGGCGCGTAGAGGCGGTGGCACCCGCGGCAGCGGTCGGCGTAGAGCCGCGCCCCCGCCGACTCGGGCTCGGGCAGCGGCGCCTCGCATCCGGCCAGTGCGCCGGCGACCACGACGACGGCAAGCCAGTATCGGCGCTGCCGGCGGGGCGCGCCTCTCATGGAACAGCCCGGCAAAAGGCGGTCTGACCGGGCGTCTCTTCGACTCCGACTTCCATGACCGTAATACCCTGCGCGCCTTCCGCCGCAAGCTCGGCACGAACCTCCCCCACCAGGTAGCGCGCAAGCTCTTCCGCCGAACTGTGAACTATCGGCAGCAAAATCGCGTCGCTCAAGGGAATGCGGAACTCGTCGTCCTCGTAATTGAGCACCACCTGCCGCCCCTCGGTGCGAATCGTCAAGCAGTCCGACAACGCCGGAACTATCGTCCGCTCGTCCAGTCGCATACACACGCGCTTCGCAACCTTCTTGACGACGCCGAAGTCCAACACATAACCCTGTTGGCCCAGAACGCCCTCGACCTCCACCGAGACGCGGTAGTTGTGCCCGTGCAGCGCCTCGCGGAAGCCCTTGTACGCGATGAAATGGGCGGCGTTGAACTTCAGGTAGTCCTTCTTCACGTAAACGCGAAAGGTCTGCTCACTCATCGTGGTCCCATCGTGGTCCCCTGGGATTGGCAGCCCGTGGGCTGCCGGGAATCGATCTCTCCCTCTTACTGGTCGGCAGAGCCCATGCAACCCCGCAGAAATCCATCCAGCCCGCTCCGGTCGAGGGCGTGGGACGCCGGGCCGAAGGCCGAGAAGTACGTGGACGCGGGCAGGTTGGTCGCCGCCAGAAAACGTGCAAGCTCCTGACGCTGCTCGGTCACAATGGCGCCCCGCACCGCGCCGGCGAGCCCGGGATCGTCCGCCAACGAGGCCAGAAGGTCGCGCACGGCGATACCGTGGACGCCGCCGAGGAGACATGAAACCAGGTAGGCAAGCTGGGCCCGGCTCGGCTGCCGCCGCCAGGCGTCGGTCGGGCTCAACAGGCCGGTTTGCCCGCTCCGGACGCGCACGGCGACAATGCGGTCGCTGCCGGTCCCCTCGAATCCCGGTGCCAGGAACGTCAGGACACAACGTCCGTCCGACAGACGTATGGGGTGCGGCACGGCGTGCGGGGAGGTGTACCCGATCCGGCGATAGAGCCCGGTGCGAAAGTCCCTCACATCCAGGCCGGCGCGCTCGAACGCGGCCCAAAGGTAGTCGGCCAGTGCCATACCCTCGGCGGTCGCTTCTTCGCGCAATCGCTGCAACGCCCCTCCGCTGTAGCCGGCATGGTCGGCGAAGCGGGCCAGCGCCATCGGCGCCACCCCGATCGCCAGACCTTCCGCTTCGCCGGTGGGCGCAGCGTCCGCAGCCAGCAAGCGGGCGCCGAGCGGAACGTCGTCGCGTACTCGATCGAGCACCATCGCAAAGTGATCGCCGGCGTTCGCGAGCCTGCCCAGGCCGCGTTCACCATTGGAAAACGCGACCCTGCCGGCCGATGCGGCGCGCAGCGGGCCGCGGCTCTGGAGCCCATAACCGCTCATTAGCGATCCGTACTCCAGCACGATTGTCTCGGTGGAGCGCACGCGCCTCCCCCGTCAAACGTAGTAGCGGTATACGGCCTCGGCCAGGCAAGCGGGTCGTAACTCGCCCTCGACCTCGAACGCCAAAGCCAGCGTCGCCTCCATCCCGCCCTTTATCGGCACCACCGCCTGCATGGTGGCACGCAGCCTGAGCCGCCGGCCGACACGCACCGGGCTGGTGAACCGGACACTGTTGAGCCCGTAGTTCACCACCAGACGGGTTCCCGTGACGGAAAGAATCTGCGGAATCAGGTACGGGGCCAGCGATAGCGTGTAGTAGCCGTGCGCGATCGTGCACCTGAACGGGGATTCGCGCGCCGCCCGCTCGGGGTCGACGTGGATCCACTGCCGATCGTGCGTGGCGTCGGCGAACCGATCGATCTCGTCCTGCGAGACACTATGCCAGCCAGACGCACCTAGCTCTTCCCCGGCCAGACCGGGCAAGGCGGTCACGTCGACAACGCGCGCCGTCATGGGCGTGTGCGATTCATGGCCCGGGGCCCCGCCCACCGGGGACCCCGGGCACCGATTGCTTTACTCAGCGACGGTTCCAACCGCCTCGGCCGCGCTCGCCGCCACCGCCACCGTAACCGCCACCGCCGCCGCCGCCACCGCCGCCGCCGCGGCCGGTCTGCTCGCGAGCCTCGTTGACGCGCATCGCCCGACCCTTAAGCTCCTTGCCGTCGAACTCCTGAACGGCGCGCTGCGCCTCGCCGGCCGTCGACATTTCGACGAAGCCGAACCCCCGCGACTGGCCCGTGCTACGGTCCATGATCACGGCTGCAGACTCGACAGCGCCGGCCTGGGCGAACAGCTCCTCGAGGTCCTTGGTGGTGACCTCGAACGCGAGGTTCCCGACGTACAATCTCTTACCCATTGTCTAACCCTTCTCCTTGTGACGGACGGCCACTGCGGTCGAGTCCGCTGTACTTCCCGGGGGCGACTCCCCCCCATTCTTCAGGGGCACCCAGAACGCCGGGGGGTGCCTGGACCCGTGGTGACCATCGCTGCGACGCTGCTCCCGCTGTCGCGAGCGTCATGACGCGATGACCATCTGCCGCGGCGAGAAAGAGTATACGGGGCAACGAGGGAACCTGTCAGCCTGTTAGCAGGTCGAGGTGGCGCTGTCGAGCACAATCGAGCCCCCGGGCCTGACGCCCTGTCAGTGGAAAACGAGCGTGACATCGAAGTACATCAGGATCTCGCGATCGCATTCTTTACACACGAGGCGGCTGATCCGGAACCTCCGCAACCCGATCGCACGCGACGTCTCCCCGGTCATCGAGTAATGGCCGCCGCATCGGCAGCGCTGCGCCGCAATCGCGCCATCGATTTCGTCGAAGCCGCCGACCACCAGCGCCCGCTCGAGCGACGCGCCCGGACGCTGCCGCTCGGCACGCCACACCCGCAGGCGCCGCCACCCCAACACTGCCACTGCCGCTACAATAGCCAGGGTAAAGAGCACCCCGGTCATGCCGAATCCGGTCCTTGCTCCCGCGGGCTCAGACACGAGATAGCCCGGTCGATCTGTTCGTGATTCCCCAACATGACCACAATGTCGCCCTGCCGCACTTCCAACTCCGCCGGCGGATTGGCGATCGGCGTACCGTCACGAACGACTGCAATGATCGTTACGCCGGTGGCGTGGCGCAAACCCAGCCCGCCAATGGTCTGCCCGATCCCCGGAGAGCCGGCCGTGACCAGAAAAGTCTCCGTCGTCGTCGCAGCGAGGATCTCGTGGAGCTGATCCAGGGTTTGCCGCGGCAATTGCAGGCCGCGCAGCATGCGGTATCCCTCGCGTCGAATGAGATCGACCTGCAGCGCAATGACATTGCGCGGGACGTGCAAGCAGCGCAGGACATGGGCAAAGATCTCGACCGAGGTCTCGAACTCCTCCGGAATGACCTCGGTGGCGCCGAGGCGCCGCAGCTCGTCGATCTCGTTCTGATAGCGCGTGCGTACGATAATCGGCGCACCCGGATTCGATTGGCGACTCAGCGCCACGATGCGGCGCGTCGCAGCCGGATCGGACACCGCCACAACGACGACACTGGCGTGCTCGACACCCGCCTGGTGCAGCACCTCCAAACGCGACGCATCCCCGAATACGACGCTGCCCCCTCCCCGCCGCGCCGCCTGGACCCGGTCCGGATTAAGCTCGAGGACCGCAAAACGGATGCCCGTCTCCCGCAGCACCCGCGCGAGGTTCTCGCCGTTGAGTCCGTAGCCGACGATAACCACGTGCCCACGCCGACTCTCCGGCACCGGCTTTCCGAACGCCGGGGCGCGCAGCAGCGCGCCCAGAGCGTTCGCCACCGCCGGCGCGCCGCCGATAAGGAACGGGGCCGCCACCATCGTGAGCGCCACGACCGTTACCAGCATCTCGTACTCGGTCGGCGACACGAGGTCCATCGGACGAGCGAATTGCAACAGGACGAAAGCGACCTCGCCGACCTCGGCGAGAGTCAGCGCTGCAGCAACCGCGACCCGCACCGAGCGCGCAAAAGGCAGCGCGACGGCGAAGGCCACGATCGCTTTGAACACGACGATGCCGGTTGCCGCGCCGAGTAACGCGGGCCAGTGCTCGCGCAACGTCGCCATCTGCACGAGCATACCGACCGAAATGAAGAAGACGCTGTTCAGGGCGTCGCGAAACGGCAGGATCTCCGCCAACGCCTGATGACTGTACTCCGACTCCGACAGCACCAGTCCGGCGGCAAGCGCACCAAGTGCGACCGACAACCCCAGTGCGTCCGCCACCCATGCGGTGCCAAGGGCGCACAGCACCACCGTGCCCGCGAACAACTCCCGGCTCTGCAGCGCCACGACCTGCCGAAACACCCACGGCACGATGACCACTGCAAGCAGGATCGTCGCCGCCACCGCAACCGTTGCCTTGGCCAGCACAAAGGCCACCGTCGCGAACGAACCGGCCTCCGGATCCGCCAGCACCCGGGTGATCAAGACCATCGGCACGAGCGCAAGATCCTGAATCAACGCAATGCCGGAAACCAACCTCCCGTGCGGGGCGTTCAGTTCGCCGCGCTCTCCGAGGACCTTCATGATAATGGCGGTGCTGGAGTGCGTGACAACGAAGCCCCCGAAGACCGCCACCGCGGGCCGTGCCCCGGCGAGAATGCCGATGCCCGCAGCCAACGCCGTCGTCACGACGACTTGCAGCACCCCCGACCATACCAGGACGCGCCGCATACGGACCAGCTCGTCGAACGACAACTCGAGCCCGGCAACAAACAACAACAACGCCACGCCCATCTCTGCCAAACTGGTGACATCGTCACTGTGCTGGATGATCCCGACCCCGTTCGGACCGATGACCACGCCCGCCAGCAGGAAGCCCACGATCGACGGAAACCGCAGTCGGTGAAACAGCGCGACGATCGGCAGTCCGGCCGCCAACAGCACGACCAGGTTGCGCAGGAGAGACGCTTCACCCATACGAGTACTCAGCGACGGCCGCTCAGGCGTCCCGCCCCACCGCCTCCGGCAGTCGCAAACCGTCTCGCTCGAGCAACGCCGCGAGATCGACGGCGATGCGGCGGGCCAGCCACGGTCCCTCGTAGATCATGCCCGTATAAACCTGCACCAGCGATGCGCCGGCGCGGATCTTCGCATAAGCGTCGGCACCCGAGGCGACGCCGCCAACGCCGACGATCGGCAGGTCGGGCCCCGCGTGCCGGCGCAGCACACGCACGACGGCCGTGGCCCGGTCGCGCAACGGCTCCCCGCTCAACCCTCCCGCCTCGTCGATCCGGGTCCGCAACCCGGGACGCGCCACCGTGGTGTTCGTCGCGACGAATCCGGCCACTCCGGCTGACCGCGCCAGTGCGACGATCGCGCCGAGAGCATCGTCGGAAAGATCGGGGGCGACTTTGAGAAGT
This region includes:
- a CDS encoding 6-carboxytetrahydropterin synthase — encoded protein: MSEQTFRVYVKKDYLKFNAAHFIAYKGFREALHGHNYRVSVEVEGVLGQQGYVLDFGVVKKVAKRVCMRLDERTIVPALSDCLTIRTEGRQVVLNYEDDEFRIPLSDAILLPIVHSSAEELARYLVGEVRAELAAEGAQGITVMEVGVEETPGQTAFCRAVP
- a CDS encoding MaoC family dehydratase produces the protein MTARVVDVTALPGLAGEELGASGWHSVSQDEIDRFADATHDRQWIHVDPERAARESPFRCTIAHGYYTLSLAPYLIPQILSVTGTRLVVNYGLNSVRFTSPVRVGRRLRLRATMQAVVPIKGGMEATLALAFEVEGELRPACLAEAVYRYYV
- a CDS encoding RNA-binding protein produces the protein MGKRLYVGNLAFEVTTKDLEELFAQAGAVESAAVIMDRSTGQSRGFGFVEMSTAGEAQRAVQEFDGKELKGRAMRVNEAREQTGRGGGGGGGGGGGYGGGGGERGRGGWNRR
- a CDS encoding cation:proton antiporter, whose protein sequence is MGEASLLRNLVVLLAAGLPIVALFHRLRFPSIVGFLLAGVVIGPNGVGIIQHSDDVTSLAEMGVALLLFVAGLELSFDELVRMRRVLVWSGVLQVVVTTALAAGIGILAGARPAVAVFGGFVVTHSSTAIIMKVLGERGELNAPHGRLVSGIALIQDLALVPMVLITRVLADPEAGSFATVAFVLAKATVAVAATILLAVVIVPWVFRQVVALQSRELFAGTVVLCALGTAWVADALGLSVALGALAAGLVLSESEYSHQALAEILPFRDALNSVFFISVGMLVQMATLREHWPALLGAATGIVVFKAIVAFAVALPFARSVRVAVAAALTLAEVGEVAFVLLQFARPMDLVSPTEYEMLVTVVALTMVAAPFLIGGAPAVANALGALLRAPAFGKPVPESRRGHVVIVGYGLNGENLARVLRETGIRFAVLELNPDRVQAARRGGGSVVFGDASRLEVLHQAGVEHASVVVVAVSDPAATRRIVALSRQSNPGAPIIVRTRYQNEIDELRRLGATEVIPEEFETSVEIFAHVLRCLHVPRNVIALQVDLIRREGYRMLRGLQLPRQTLDQLHEILAATTTETFLVTAGSPGIGQTIGGLGLRHATGVTIIAVVRDGTPIANPPAELEVRQGDIVVMLGNHEQIDRAISCLSPREQGPDSA